A section of the Campylobacter porcelli genome encodes:
- the ccsA gene encoding cytochrome c biogenesis protein CcsA, giving the protein MGIIHKLFFSMGSAIVFFLIFAFASGAATIIESVYNTQTAWALVYGAGWFALIQLILGVNLVYNIYEYRLFNLKKLPALIFHLSFLFILVGAGITRYFGFEGHMNIRENDRSNEISTMQSYIQMISSDGNNTYTVSEPKYISSTIGNDFNLRLNIYDKLATLKYKDFIPNATPAWIDSPNGEAVLELLFSDESNSESVTMKLGDKFEVGDMSFSFGAEPTKSKYIQIYIKDSKFYIKTNQDISYMVMSDMSKGELPKDKEVEFAGLRLYSIGGVNFAPRTMKISAIKGVKQADKNVVGADSIVATLSYNNDSKDVAILSNYPPEAVEVGGQKFYVAWSPMAITLPFSIYLKDFDLARYPGSNSPMSYSSDVVVEDGEFKMDYRIYMNNVLDYKGYRFFQSSYDSDEGGTVLSVNSDPGKWPTYFGYFLLTLGLLLNVFNPNSRFRKLAKAVNDANTKAACAILVAGMAIFGASKGYAFSIPQIPQSHIDNVSTLIIQGSDGRMKPFDTMAHEILNKIYRSDKFQSMSANAVFLSMMANSESWRSVPIIKISDDELKKILGIPKSQKYASFDDFFGPNQDGQIEYKLIKYTELANRKSPATRGLFDKDVIKADEKLNILYMVFIGEMFRVIPKQDDYNNTWLSPGGALMELSGEEASNVAIMLQRYFTSVLEAQESNDWSKADEAIEAIKDYQAKYGASVMLDSNRVNLELIFNKYKIFQNLTPVYLLAGFVLLAVVFIKMLRPKIRINLIFKIAYWVNILAFIAHTIGMGLRWYIAGHAPWSDGYESLVFIAWCLAFSGTMFARSSAISLALTSILAGVTLFVAHLSWLDPQITNLVPVLKSYWLTIHVSVITASYGFLGLCSLLGLFTLVLFAIQGKSENKELTRNIVEATRINEMAMILGLSLLVVGNFLGGVWANESWGRYWGWDSKETWALVSILVYAAVVHMRFIPKLNSQYAFAVASMFAYSAIIMTYFGVNFYLVGMHSYAAGDAVPVPNFVWIGVLVMIIISLLAYRNRKYSTRL; this is encoded by the coding sequence ATGGGTATTATTCATAAATTATTTTTTAGTATGGGCTCAGCTATTGTGTTTTTCTTAATTTTCGCTTTTGCTAGTGGTGCTGCTACCATTATTGAGAGCGTTTATAATACACAAACTGCTTGGGCTTTGGTCTATGGTGCTGGATGGTTTGCACTAATTCAGCTGATTTTAGGAGTAAATTTAGTCTATAATATCTATGAATATAGACTTTTTAACCTTAAAAAGCTCCCTGCTTTAATCTTTCATTTAAGCTTTTTATTTATCTTAGTTGGTGCTGGGATTACTAGATATTTTGGCTTTGAAGGTCATATGAATATCCGTGAGAATGATAGAAGCAACGAGATAAGCACAATGCAAAGCTATATCCAAATGATCTCAAGTGATGGCAATAACACCTATACAGTCTCTGAGCCAAAATATATATCTAGCACTATTGGGAATGATTTTAATCTAAGGCTAAATATTTATGATAAATTAGCCACTTTAAAATATAAAGATTTTATCCCAAATGCTACTCCAGCTTGGATCGATAGCCCAAATGGCGAAGCGGTTTTGGAGCTACTATTTTCTGATGAGAGCAATAGCGAGTCAGTTACTATGAAGCTTGGAGATAAATTTGAAGTTGGAGATATGAGTTTTAGCTTTGGTGCTGAGCCTACAAAGTCTAAATATATTCAAATTTATATAAAAGATAGTAAATTTTATATCAAAACAAATCAAGATATAAGCTATATGGTAATGAGCGATATGAGTAAGGGCGAGTTGCCAAAGGATAAAGAGGTGGAATTTGCTGGGCTTAGATTATATAGCATTGGTGGAGTGAATTTCGCACCTAGAACTATGAAAATAAGTGCTATAAAAGGGGTAAAACAAGCTGATAAAAATGTAGTTGGAGCTGATAGCATAGTAGCTACGCTAAGCTATAATAATGATAGCAAAGATGTAGCCATACTAAGCAACTATCCCCCTGAAGCTGTGGAAGTAGGAGGGCAAAAATTCTATGTAGCGTGGTCTCCTATGGCTATAACCTTGCCATTTAGTATCTATTTAAAAGATTTTGATTTGGCTAGATACCCAGGCTCAAATTCGCCAATGAGTTATAGTAGTGATGTAGTTGTAGAAGATGGAGAATTTAAGATGGATTATAGAATTTATATGAATAATGTTCTTGATTATAAAGGTTATAGATTTTTCCAAAGTAGCTATGATTCAGATGAGGGCGGCACGGTCTTATCAGTTAATAGCGACCCTGGCAAATGGCCTACATATTTTGGATATTTCTTACTAACTTTAGGACTTTTACTAAATGTATTTAATCCTAATTCTAGATTTAGAAAACTTGCTAAGGCTGTAAATGACGCTAATACCAAAGCAGCTTGCGCTATTTTGGTAGCTGGTATGGCTATTTTTGGTGCGAGTAAGGGCTATGCTTTTTCAATTCCGCAAATTCCGCAAAGCCATATAGATAATGTATCAACCCTAATAATCCAAGGCTCAGATGGTAGAATGAAGCCGTTTGATACTATGGCACATGAGATTTTAAATAAAATTTATCGCAGTGATAAATTTCAATCAATGAGTGCTAATGCCGTATTTTTATCGATGATGGCAAATTCAGAGAGTTGGCGTTCAGTGCCAATTATCAAAATTAGCGATGATGAGCTAAAAAAGATTTTAGGAATTCCAAAAAGCCAAAAATACGCTAGTTTTGATGACTTTTTTGGCCCTAATCAAGATGGTCAAATCGAGTATAAACTAATCAAATACACAGAGCTTGCTAACCGTAAATCTCCAGCTACAAGAGGGCTTTTTGATAAAGATGTTATCAAGGCTGATGAGAAATTAAATATACTTTATATGGTATTTATAGGTGAGATGTTTAGAGTGATACCTAAGCAAGATGATTATAATAACACCTGGCTAAGCCCTGGCGGAGCACTTATGGAGCTTAGCGGCGAGGAGGCTTCAAATGTAGCTATAATGCTACAAAGATATTTTACTTCCGTGCTTGAGGCTCAAGAGAGTAATGATTGGAGTAAGGCTGATGAAGCCATAGAGGCGATTAAAGATTATCAAGCTAAATATGGTGCGTCTGTAATGCTAGATAGTAATAGAGTAAATTTAGAATTAATATTTAATAAATATAAGATATTTCAAAATCTAACCCCAGTCTATCTCTTAGCTGGTTTTGTGCTTTTAGCAGTGGTATTTATAAAAATGCTACGACCTAAAATTAGGATAAATTTAATTTTTAAAATCGCATATTGGGTTAATATCTTAGCCTTTATAGCTCATACTATTGGTATGGGGCTTAGATGGTATATCGCAGGGCATGCGCCTTGGAGCGATGGGTATGAAAGCTTGGTATTTATAGCTTGGTGTCTAGCATTTAGCGGGACAATGTTTGCTAGGAGTTCGGCTATATCGCTAGCTTTGACATCGATTTTAGCTGGGGTAACTCTATTTGTAGCACATCTTAGTTGGCTTGATCCGCAAATTACAAATTTAGTCCCAGTGCTAAAGAGCTATTGGCTTACAATTCATGTAAGTGTAATTACGGCTAGTTATGGATTTTTAGGGCTTTGCTCACTTCTTGGACTATTTACTTTAGTTTTATTTGCCATTCAAGGTAAGAGTGAAAATAAAGAGCTAACAAGAAATATAGTCGAAGCTACTAGAATTAATGAAATGGCGATGATTTTAGGTCTTAGCTTGCTTGTTGTGGGTAACTTCTTAGGTGGCGTTTGGGCGAATGAGAGCTGGGGAAGATACTGGGGCTGGGATAGCAAGGAGACTTGGGCTTTAGTTAGTATCTTAGTCTATGCTGCTGTGGTTCATATGAGATTTATACCAAAATTAAATTCGCAATACGCATTTGCAGTGGCTTCTATGTTTGCTTATAGTGCGATTATAATGACATATTTTGGGGTAAATTTTTATTTAGTTGGAATGCATAGCTATGCAGCAGGAGATGCTGTGCCTGTGCCAAATTTCGTCTGGATCGGTGTGCTTGTGATGATTATTATAAGCTTACTTGCTTATCGTAATAGAAAATATAGCACTAGATTATAG
- the hemC gene encoding hydroxymethylbilane synthase yields the protein MMNIRIASRNSALALWQTYHIRDLLLARGHSVEIITMKTKGDVILDTPLAKIGGKGLFTKELENAMLEGRADIAVHSLKDVPTTFPDGLKLACVCSREDVSDAILSMKFKSFDELSANARVGTTSLRRRMQLLALRPDLDIISLRGNVNSRISKLKAGEFDAIVLAMAGINRLELFKEVEYISRLDTIAAMGQGALGIEAVDRGDILEAIEFLNDEKSVIETTIERAFVHKLNGGCQAPIGINAKLDGDKITIRAILGTPDGKDILKDEVVFNKSDYKVAGEILADKFINKGAKELLIKAEKIAAQI from the coding sequence ATGATGAATATAAGAATCGCAAGTAGAAATAGTGCCTTAGCACTTTGGCAGACATATCATATTAGAGATCTTTTACTAGCTCGTGGTCATAGCGTTGAGATTATCACGATGAAAACCAAAGGAGATGTGATCTTAGATACACCATTAGCTAAGATTGGTGGCAAGGGGCTATTTACTAAAGAGCTTGAAAATGCCATGCTAGAAGGGAGAGCAGATATTGCTGTGCATAGCTTAAAAGATGTTCCGACAACCTTCCCAGATGGCTTGAAACTAGCTTGTGTTTGCAGTAGAGAAGATGTCAGTGATGCGATACTAAGTATGAAATTTAAAAGCTTTGATGAGCTTTCAGCTAACGCAAGAGTTGGGACTACATCATTGCGTAGGCGAATGCAACTTCTAGCCCTTAGACCAGATCTAGATATAATTTCACTTAGGGGTAATGTAAATTCTAGAATTTCTAAGCTTAAGGCTGGGGAATTTGATGCTATTGTGTTAGCTATGGCTGGGATTAATCGCCTTGAGCTTTTTAAAGAGGTTGAGTATATATCTAGGCTTGATACTATAGCAGCGATGGGGCAGGGTGCTTTGGGTATTGAGGCTGTAGATAGGGGTGATATTTTAGAGGCTATTGAGTTTTTAAATGATGAAAAGAGCGTGATAGAGACGACTATTGAGAGGGCATTTGTGCATAAGCTAAATGGTGGATGTCAAGCTCCAATTGGGATTAATGCTAAATTAGATGGAGATAAAATCACTATTAGAGCTATTTTAGGCACTCCAGATGGCAAGGATATTTTAAAAGATGAAGTGGTGTTTAATAAGAGCGATTATAAGGTAGCAGGGGAGATTTTAGCAGATAAATTTATAAATAAAGGAGCAAAGGAGCTTTTAATCAAAGCTGAGAAAATAGCAGCTCAAATTTGA
- a CDS encoding FxsA family protein yields the protein MIRISLLPYIFLEIVMVVLYILEFGFLSFFAEVFLSAIIGVILILNYGFSNLFNSINYFNIKDIFGSLGIAVGGFALIIPGVISDIFGIILIIIAMFWKFKFKTTKSSQSRQYSDDEIIDVEIIEER from the coding sequence ATGATTAGAATTTCACTACTTCCATATATCTTTTTAGAGATAGTTATGGTTGTTTTATATATATTAGAATTTGGATTTTTAAGCTTTTTTGCTGAGGTTTTTTTAAGTGCTATTATCGGTGTAATTTTGATATTAAACTATGGATTTTCAAATTTATTTAATAGCATAAATTACTTTAATATCAAAGATATTTTTGGTAGTTTAGGGATAGCAGTTGGTGGATTTGCCCTGATAATTCCTGGAGTGATAAGCGATATTTTTGGTATTATTTTGATTATAATTGCTATGTTTTGGAAGTTTAAATTTAAAACTACCAAATCCAGTCAAAGTCGCCAATATAGCGATGATGAGATAATAGATGTAGAGATTATAGAGGAGAGATGA
- a CDS encoding proline--tRNA ligase, which produces MKFSKLYIPTLKEAPKDAILPSHQFLLRAGFIQQIGSGLYNFLPLGKRVLRKIENIVRDEMDRAGANEVSMSFVVPSELWRQSGRFFKFGSELLRLNDRKGNDFILGPTHEESVVDMVRGRVSSYKQLPLNLYQIGLKFRDEARPRFGLLRCREFIMKDSYSFHSSYEDLKREFDLMQETYSKIFTRLGLNFRCVEADSGAIGGSGSKEFMVLADNGEDDILISDSSDYAANVEAAKRAKRTCESERPKSNGMLKFHTPDCSTIAKVSEFFKVDPFYTIKAVIKKAIYEDRSEVVIFFLRGDDELQETKALNACGALELMEADEKDIKEAGLVAGYCGPIGLPEGVNFYIDSELDGEYEMICGANQKDYHAIGVSIINFNKDRFKDLVAIKDGDKALDGGRLSLTKGIEVGHIFQLGDRYSAAMDATFLDENGKAKPFIMGCYGIGVSRLEAVIIESSHDDKGCVWKKECAPFSVHIIVSNFKDEAQAKFALELENSLENAKIDVLLDDRDERFGVKMADFELIGNPFGVVVGKGLVNGEVELIIRDGLIKEKVASSDILARLKELI; this is translated from the coding sequence ATGAAATTTAGTAAATTATATATCCCAACACTAAAAGAGGCTCCAAAAGACGCAATCTTGCCTAGCCATCAGTTTTTGCTTAGGGCTGGATTTATCCAACAAATTGGAAGTGGGCTTTATAACTTCTTGCCACTTGGAAAAAGAGTGCTAAGAAAGATTGAAAATATAGTAAGAGATGAGATGGATAGAGCTGGGGCAAATGAAGTATCTATGAGCTTTGTAGTCCCTAGTGAGCTATGGAGGCAAAGTGGGAGATTTTTTAAATTTGGAAGCGAGCTTTTAAGATTAAATGATAGAAAGGGTAATGACTTTATATTAGGGCCAACTCATGAAGAGAGCGTGGTGGATATGGTGCGTGGGAGAGTTAGTAGCTATAAGCAACTGCCTTTGAATTTATATCAAATTGGATTAAAATTTAGAGATGAGGCTAGACCTAGATTTGGTCTTTTAAGATGTCGTGAGTTTATAATGAAAGATAGCTATAGCTTTCACTCAAGCTATGAGGATTTAAAGCGTGAGTTTGATTTGATGCAAGAGACATATAGTAAGATTTTTACTAGACTTGGGCTAAATTTCAGATGCGTTGAAGCTGATAGCGGAGCCATTGGCGGTAGTGGAAGTAAGGAATTTATGGTATTGGCTGATAATGGCGAAGATGATATATTAATAAGCGATAGCTCAGATTACGCAGCTAATGTAGAAGCGGCTAAAAGAGCTAAGCGAACTTGCGAGTCTGAACGCCCTAAGAGCAATGGAATGCTTAAATTTCATACCCCAGATTGCTCCACTATAGCAAAGGTGAGCGAGTTTTTTAAGGTTGATCCATTCTACACTATTAAGGCCGTTATTAAAAAAGCCATATATGAAGATAGAAGTGAAGTTGTGATATTTTTCTTGCGTGGTGATGATGAACTTCAAGAGACTAAGGCCTTGAATGCTTGTGGGGCTTTGGAGCTAATGGAAGCTGATGAGAAGGATATTAAAGAGGCTGGATTGGTGGCTGGATATTGTGGGCCAATTGGGCTACCTGAAGGGGTGAATTTCTATATTGATAGTGAGCTTGATGGCGAATATGAGATGATTTGTGGAGCAAATCAGAAAGATTATCACGCTATTGGCGTAAGCATTATAAATTTCAATAAAGATAGATTTAAGGATTTAGTAGCTATCAAAGATGGGGATAAAGCCCTTGATGGTGGGAGATTGAGCCTTACAAAAGGGATTGAAGTCGGCCATATATTTCAATTAGGCGATAGGTATTCAGCGGCGATGGATGCTACATTTTTAGATGAAAATGGCAAGGCAAAGCCGTTTATAATGGGTTGTTATGGTATCGGTGTGAGTAGGTTAGAAGCTGTGATTATAGAGTCTAGCCATGATGATAAGGGATGCGTATGGAAAAAAGAGTGCGCTCCATTTAGCGTCCATATCATAGTATCAAATTTCAAAGATGAGGCCCAAGCTAAATTTGCCCTAGAGCTTGAAAATAGCCTTGAAAATGCTAAAATAGATGTGCTTTTAGATGATAGGGATGAGAGATTTGGGGTTAAGATGGCTGATTTTGAGCTGATTGGAAATCCATTTGGTGTAGTTGTAGGTAAGGGGCTTGTAAATGGCGAAGTTGAGCTAATAATCCGTGATGGTCTAATAAAAGAAAAGGTCGCAAGTAGCGATATTTTAGCTAGATTAAAAGAGCTTATATGA
- the hemA gene encoding glutamyl-tRNA reductase — protein sequence MYYISISFTHKNTDISIREKLSFSDDSRKKEILRLLSTNENIIESMVLSTCNRVEVFAYVADINGSIKHILNSISILTLVPYEALELRADIYENDGAIHHLFAVASSLDSLVIGETQIAGQLKEAFKFAYDNGNCGDNISYAIHFGAKCASKVRSATTISKNPVSVSSVAVAKAKEIYGNLGGMSAVVVGAGQMSALACKHLISSKVNVIIVNRDINRARNLASELGDLASVAEFSRLKELINRYQLIFSATGSSEPIITDELIEPVEFNRYFFDIAVPRDINLSYKDNILVYAVDDLESIVKSNIMLREEQASTAYAIVGAMTSEFFKWRSLQNSTPAIKALRFKAKSIAEREIEKAIKKGYIKYCDESEARKLVHQVFKAFLHTPTIRLKDKNSDDVLEVLEYLFDIKIDKTEGVVDEI from the coding sequence ATGTATTATATAAGCATTAGCTTTACGCATAAAAATACAGATATTAGTATCAGAGAGAAGCTATCTTTTAGCGATGATAGTAGAAAAAAAGAGATATTAAGATTATTAAGCACTAATGAGAATATCATTGAATCTATGGTGCTTAGCACCTGTAATAGGGTTGAGGTTTTTGCGTATGTGGCTGATATAAATGGATCTATTAAGCATATTTTAAACTCTATATCTATCTTAACTCTAGTGCCATATGAGGCCTTAGAGCTTAGGGCTGATATTTATGAAAATGATGGGGCTATCCACCATCTATTTGCTGTGGCTAGCTCACTTGATAGCCTTGTCATTGGCGAGACGCAAATAGCAGGCCAGTTAAAAGAGGCATTTAAATTTGCTTATGATAATGGCAACTGTGGCGATAATATCAGCTATGCTATTCACTTTGGTGCTAAGTGTGCTTCTAAGGTTAGATCTGCTACTACAATTAGCAAAAATCCAGTATCAGTCTCAAGTGTAGCTGTAGCAAAAGCTAAGGAGATATATGGAAATCTAGGTGGAATGAGTGCTGTGGTAGTAGGTGCTGGTCAGATGAGTGCTTTGGCGTGTAAGCACCTTATAAGCTCTAAGGTTAATGTAATCATAGTAAATAGGGATATAAATAGGGCTAGAAATTTAGCCAGTGAGCTAGGCGATCTTGCTAGTGTGGCTGAATTTAGTAGATTAAAAGAGCTTATAAATAGATACCAGCTAATATTTAGTGCTACTGGATCTAGTGAGCCTATAATAACTGATGAGCTTATAGAGCCTGTTGAATTTAATAGATATTTCTTTGATATTGCAGTGCCAAGAGATATTAATTTAAGCTATAAAGATAATATCTTAGTTTATGCTGTTGATGATTTAGAAAGTATAGTAAAAAGCAATATAATGCTAAGAGAGGAGCAAGCTAGCACGGCATATGCGATTGTAGGTGCGATGACTAGCGAATTTTTCAAATGGCGTTCATTGCAAAATAGCACTCCAGCTATAAAAGCGCTTAGATTTAAAGCTAAGAGCATAGCTGAGCGTGAGATAGAAAAAGCGATTAAAAAAGGCTATATTAAATACTGCGATGAGAGTGAGGCTAGAAAGCTCGTTCATCAAGTTTTTAAAGCATTTTTACACACTCCAACTATTAGATTAAAAGATAAAAATAGCGATGATGTGCTTGAAGTGCTTGAGTATCTATTTGATATTAAAATCGATAAAACAGAAGGAGTAGTAGATGAAATTTAG